In Gossypium arboreum isolate Shixiya-1 chromosome 5, ASM2569848v2, whole genome shotgun sequence, a single genomic region encodes these proteins:
- the LOC108452970 gene encoding uncharacterized protein LOC108452970 produces the protein MEESVSKVPPSLRLGSFKSSLSGRSTPKSSPTFRRLHSSRTPRREARSGAGGIQWFRSNRLVYWLLLITLWAYLGFYVQSRWAHGHKKEEFLGFTGDPRNKLLDAEKNARRDLLADDSFVAVNNGTNKTQVSSDRKLDVILAKKGNEVSSRKKRSKRARRSLHKMRGKPKAKMNNEISDSEDQEQEILHTNSTYRLLVGPFGSVEDRVLEWSPEKRSGTCDRKGHFARLVWSRRLVLVFHELSMTGAPISMMELATELLSCGATVSAVVLSKKGGLTSELARRRIKVLEDRADLSFKTAMKADLVIAGSAVCASWIDQYIAHFPAGGSQIAWWIMENRREYFDRSKLVLHRVKMLIFLSELQSKQWLTWCQEENIKLRSQPALVPLAVSDELAFVAGIPCSLNTPSSSPEKMLEKRQLLRDAVRKEMGLKDNDMLVMSLSSINAGKGQLFLLEAAHLFIDQYPLQTGSEVKKSLDIRQDHSTLGVKHHLRGLVLKSSNGDLSSRDLRTRNSHRRKMLFDSQGTEEQALKVLIGSVGSKSNKISYVKEILRFLSQHAKLSESVLWTPTTTHVASLYSAADVYVMNSQGLGETFGRVTVEAMAFGLPVLGTDAGGTKEIVDHNVTGLLHPMGHPGTQVLAENLRFLLKNPSARKQMGMEGRKKVERNYLKKHMYKRFVEVLTRCMRSR, from the exons ATGGAGGAAAGTGTCAGCAAGGTACCACCGTCACTAAGGCTAGGGAGCTTTAAGTCCAGTCTTTCTGGAAGATCTACTCCAAAGAGTTCTCCTACATTTCGGCGACTGCATTCAAGCCGAACTCCAAGAAGAGAAGCAAGAAGTGGAGCTGGTGGCATTCAATGGTTTAGGAGCAATCGATTAGTTTATTGGTTGCTTTTGATTACTCTTTGGGCTTACCTTGGATTTTATGTACAATCCAGGTGGGCTCATGGTCATAAAAAGGAGGAATTTTTGGGCTTCACTGGTGATCCAAGAAATAAACTTTTGGATGCTGAAAAGAATGCACGACGAGATTTGCTTGCTGATGACAGTTTCGTAGCAGTGAATAATGGAACTAATAAAACTCAGGTGTCTAGTGATAGAAAGCTTGATGTGATTTTGGCCAAGAAAGGGAATGAAGTCTCATCAAGGAAGAAAAGGAGTAAAAGAGCAAGGCGTAGTTTGCACAAGATGCGTGGTAAACCGAAGGCAAAAATGAACAATGAAATTAGTGACTCCGAGGATCAAGAACAGGAAATTCTACATACAAATTCTACTTACAGATTGCTTGTTGGTCCATTTGGATCAGTGGAGGACAGAGTTCTGGAGTGGAGTCCTGAAAAGCGGTCTGGAACATGTGATAGGAAGGGGCATTTTGCACGCCTTGTTTGGTCCAGAAGATTAGTGTTGGTATTTCATGAACTCTCAATGACTGGGGCTCCGATTTCAATGATGGAGTTGGCAACAGAGCTCTTGAGCTGTGGAGCCACTGTATCTGCTGTTGTTCTGAGTAAGAAAGGAGGACTTACGTCCGAGCTTGCAAGGAGAAGGATCAAAGTGCTTGAAGACAGAGCAGACCTTAGCTTCAAAACTGCCATGAAGGCAGACCTTGTGATTGCAGGGTCAGCAGTCTGTGCATCATGGATAG ATCAATATATTGCACATTTTCCTGCTGGAGGAAGTCAAATTGCTTGGTGGATCATGGAAAATAGGAGAGAATACTTTGATCGGTCAAAGCTTGTTCTACACCGGGTGAAAATGCTTATTTTCTTATCTGAATTGCAGAGTAAACAGTGGCTTACCTGGTGTCAAGAAGAAAATATTAAGCTGAGATCTCAGCCTGCTCTTGTTCCACTTGCTGTTAGTGATGAGCTGGCTTTTGTAGCTGGCATTCCTTGTTCTTTAAATACTCCATCTTCCAGCCCAGAAAAGATGCTAGAAAAAAGGCAGTTGTTGCGTGATGCAGTAAGAAAAGAGATGGGTTTGAAAGATAATGATATGCTTGTGATGTCCCTAAGTAGCATAAATGCTGGAAAGGGCCAGCTCTTCCTTCTTGAGGCAGCACACCTCTTCATTGATCAGTATCCTTTGCAAACTGGTTCTGAAGTTAAAAAATCATTAGATATCAGGCAAGATCATTCCACCTTGGGTGTAAAGCATCatttaagaggtttggttttGAAGTCGAGCAATGGTGATTTATCTTCTAGAGATTTGCGGACCAGAAACAGTCACAGAAGGAAGATGCTGTTTGATAGCCAAGGAACAGAAGAACAAGCTCTTAAAGTTCTTATTGGTTCTGTTGGGTCTAAGAGCAATAAGATATCTTATGTTAAAGAAATTCTTAGATTTTTGTCTCAGCATGCAAAGTTGTCAGAGTCTGTACTCTGGACTCCTACAACTACACATGTTGCTTCTCTATATTCAGCAGCAGATGTTTACGTCATGAACTCCCAG GGACTAGGAGAAACATTTGGGAGAGTGACTGTTGAAGCAATGGCATTTGGTCTTCCG GTGTTAGGGACTGATGCTGGAGGCACAAAAGAGATAGTTGATCACAATGTGACAGGGCTTTTGCACCCTATGGGTCACCCGGGGACCCAAGTTCTTGCTGAAAATCTCCGGTTTTTGCTCAAAAATCCATCTGCAAGGAAACAAATGGGGATGGAAGGAAGAAAGAAGGTAGAGAGAAATTATCTAAAGAAGCACATGTACAAGAGATTTGTAGAGGTTCTGACCAGGTGTATGAGAAGCCGATAG
- the LOC108452971 gene encoding protein MLN51 homolog, whose protein sequence is MATTGEEEVEYESDPEEVKRSLGMRRREAASDDEEGEREEVNNTEGRMDRKAAIRSDESDGQGGAADYDDDEEEESDLEGDEVVEEEVYDEEEEEIDEEEMEEARKGELQVNVEKTGEDVKDAPVVDESRNVDDGVDINNNHVGEENEEEKKENEPFAVPTAGAFYMHDDRFRDNVGGRHRRTHGGRKLWESKDDRKWGHDKFEEMTLQEKHYEDGRSSRGRYRARSKNTDPDSGYPRGSRTKALGKSNNQTHASKALRGRGPRRYEPSMRKSSQATPTLNKSSGKPLERTSQTNSSRAPQTNADTASASARKHIVESSLSSASPPFYPSGSSSKDITLAQKKDVLAGNLSRKFHLSVTDENFSVSQSDSLQGKNVLDSLSMAKLYIDDSSTSTSVKPLTNMQMLPSGPSLGNTGQPSQSRVQGRGVAIPGPKAYHPAPHHNQLNRVSPPTQVNSVQGNPVHGRAISSVQAAAQQLGQHPGIGSQASSPPKTAMSVSSYESGEVESSETSKSKGALVSKGKSSAQGAGKGSFLYGGAQIMGATGSIAVNHGDQNFPAFLPVMQFGGQHPGSLGVPAVGMAFPGYVAQPQLGRGNSEMTWLPVLTGAAGALGATYCPPYIAVDGSYHARPSGQISSTGSSSKENTSNKPNNEWKPSQRTELSDEFGQRQNNPNKQPRRYSEMSFSK, encoded by the exons ATGGCTACGACGGGGGAGGAAGAGGTGGAGTACGAGAGTGATCCAGAGGAGGTGAAGCGTTCGCTGGGGATGCGGAGGAGAGAGGCGGCGAGTGACGATGAGGAAGGTGAAAGGGAAGAGGTTAATAACACTGAGGGGAGGATGGATCGGAAGGCTGCGATTCGGTCCGATGAATCCGATGGTCAGGGCGGTGCTGCAGATTATGATGATGACGAAGAAGAAGAATCAGACTTGGAAGGAGACGAAGTAGTAGAAGAAGAAGTATATGATGAAGAGgaggaagaaattgatgaagaggAGATGGAGGAAGCAAGGAAAGGAGAGTTGCAAGTGAATGTGGAGAAAACTGGAGAAGATGTAAAAGACGCACCGGTGGTTGATGAGAGTAGGAATGTGGATGACGGAGTGGACATTAATAATAATCATGTAGGAGaggaaaatgaagaagaaaagaaggaaaatgaGCCATTTGCTGTGCCGACTGCTGGGGCGTTTTATATGCACGATGATAGATTCCGAGACAATGTTGGCGGTCGTCATAG GCGAACACATGGTGGAAGAAAATTGTGGGAATCTAAAGATGATAGGAAATGGGGACATGACAAATTTGAGGAGATGACATTGCAAGAAAAGCATTATGAAGAC GGAAGATCTTCTAGAGGTAGATATCGAGCTCGGAGTAAAAATACGGATCCAGATAGTGGTTATCCTAGGGGAAGTAGGACCAAAGCATTGGGGAAAAGTAATAATCAGACCCATGCTTCTAAGGCATTAAGAGGGAGAGGACCTAGGAGGTATGAACCTAGTATGAGAAAGAGCAGTCAGGCAACTCCAACACTAAACAAATC TTCCGGGAAGCCTCTTGAGAGAACTTCACAAACCAATTCAAGTAGAGCTCCACAAACAAATGCAGACACTGCATCAGCTTCTGCTAGGAAACATAttgttgaatcaagcttgagtTCTGCTTCTCCACCCTTTTATCCTTCAGGGTCTTCCAGCAAAGACATTACTTTAGCTCAGAAGAAGGACGTGCTAGCTGGAAACCTAAGCAGGAAGTTTCACCTTTCTGTTACGGATGAGAATTTTTCTGTGTCACAATCCGATTCATTACAAGGGAAGAATGTACTCGATTCTCTCAGCATGGCAAAGCTTTATATAGATGATTCCAGCACGTCAACTTCTGTGAAGCCTTTAACCAACATGCAGATGCTACCTTCAGGACCTTCATTGGGTAATACTGGTCAACCCTCTCAGTCCAGGGTACAGGGTAGAGGTGTAGCTATTCCAGGACCGAAGGCCTATCATCCTGCTCCACATCATAACCAATTAAACAGAGTTTCTCCACCAACGCAGGTGAATTCTGTTCAGGGAAATCCTGTTCATGGCAGGGCTATCTCTTCCGTACAAGCAGCTGCTCAGCAGTTGGGCCAGCATCCTGGTATTGGGTCTCAAGCTTCCTCTCCTCCAAAAACAGCTATGTCAGTCAGTTCCTATGAATCTGGAGAGGTTGAATCGTCAGAAACAAGTAAATCCAAGGGTGCATTGGTGAGCAAGGGAAAAAGCAGTGCTCAAGGAGCTGGAAAGGGTTCTTTTCTATATGGTGGAGCTCAGATTATGGGAGCTACTGGGAGTATTGCTGTTAACCATGGTGATCAAAACTTTCCTGCCTTTTTGCCTG TTATGCAATTTGGGGGTCAGCACCCTGGTAGCCTTGGTGTTCCTGCTGTTGGCATGGCATTCCCTGGATATGTTGCCCAGCCGCAACTTGGAAGGGGAAATTCTGAAATGACATG GCTGCCAGTATTGACAGGTGCTGCTGGGGCTCTAGGGGCAACATATTGTCCACCTTATATTGCAGTTGATGGGTCTTATCATGCTCGTCCATCGGGACAGATATCTTCAACTGGATCCTCAAG TAAAGAAAATACTTCTAACAAGCCAAATAACGAATGGAAGCCTTCCCAGAGAACTG AGCTTAGTGATGAATTTGGGCAACGACAAAATAACCCAAATAAACAGCCTCGCAG ATATTCAGAAATGAGCTTTAGCAAGTGA
- the LOC108452847 gene encoding coatomer subunit beta'-2-like: MPLRLEIKRKLAQRSERVKSVDLHPTEPWILASLYSGTVCIWNYQSQTMAKSFEVTELPVRSAKFVARKQWVVAGADDMFIRVYNYNTMDKVKVFEAHTDYIRCVAVHPTLPYVLSSSDDMLIKLWDWEKGWVCTQIFEGHSHYVMQVTFNPKDTNTFASASLDRTIKIWNLGSPDPNFTLDAHQKGVNCVDYFTGGDKPYLITGSDDHTAKVWDYQTKSCVQTLEGHTHNVSAVCFHPELPIIITGSEDGTVRIWHATTYRLENTLNYGLERVWAIGYIKGSRRIVIGYDEGTIMVKIGREVPVASMDNSGKIIWAKHNEIQTVNIKSVGADFEVTDGERLPLAVKELGTCDLYPQSLKHNPNGRFVVVCGDGEYIIYTALAWRNRSFGSALEFVWSSDGEYAVRESSSKIKIFSKNFQEKKSVRPTFSAERIFGGTLLAMCSNDFICFYSWAECRLIRRIDVTVKNLYWADSGDLVAIASDTSFYILKYNRDVVQSYLDSGTPVDEQGVEDAFELLHETNERVRTGIWVGDCFIYNNSSWRLNYCVGGEVTTMFHLDRPMYLLGYLASQSRVYLIDKEFNVMGYTLLLSLIEYKTLVMRGDLERANEILPSIPKEHLNSVARFLESRGMIDDALEVATDPDYRFELAIQLGKLEIAREIATEVQSESKWKQLGELAMSTGKLEMAEQCMKHAMDLSGLLLLYSSLGDAEGISRLASLSKEQGKNNVAFLCLFMLGKLEDCLQLLVESNRIPEAALMARSYLPSKVSEIVAIWRRDLNKVNPKAAESLADPREYPNLFEDWELALSVESKVAETRGVYPLAVDYLNHADRSKMTLVEAFRNMQIDDEEPLMNDEEPLVNGVLDYEAGEPHGHGLNSEEQNGEDGSQEEPVVVDADSNDGAVLVNGNEPEEEWVLTPDH; the protein is encoded by the exons CCACTTAGACTTGAAATTAAG AGGAAACTTGCTCAAAGATCAGAGAGAGTAAAATCCGTAGATCTCCATCCTACTGAACCATG GATTCTAGCAAGTTTGTATTCTGGAACTGTCTGCATCTGGAACTACCAGTCACAG ACCATGGCTAAGTCATTTGAGGTCACTGAGTTGCCAG TTAGGTCAGCAAAGTTTGTTGCACGCAAGCAATGGGTTGTCGCTGGAGCTGATGACATGTTTATTCGTGTATACAATTACAACACCATGGATAAGGTCAAAGTATTTGAGGCACATACCGATTACATTAGATGTGTCGCTGTCCATCCTACTCTTCCATATGTGTTGTCATCATCTGATGATATGCTCATAAAGCTTTGGGACTGGGAGAAGGGTTGGGTGTGTACTCAGATATTTGAGGGACATTCCCATTATGTCATGCAAGTGACCTTTAATCCCAAAGATACGAACACTTTTGCCAGTGCATCTCTTGACCGTACCATAAAG ATTTGGAACCTTGGCTCCCCCGACCCAAATTTTACTTTGGATGCCCATCAGAAAGGTGTAAACTGTGTTGATTACTTTACAGGTGGTGATAAGCCCTACCTGATCACTGGGTCTGATGATCACACTGCTAAG GTATGGGACTACCAAACCAAGAGTTGCGTTCAGACATTGGAAGGCCACACACACAATGTTTCTGCAGTTTGTTTCCATCCTGAACTTCCAATTATTATTACTGGTTCTGAGGATGGGACAGTTCGAATCTGGCATGCTACCACATATAG GCTTGAAAATACATTGAATTATGGTCTCGAGAGAGTTTGGGCAATTGGATATATAAAAGGTTCACGAAG GATTGTGATTGGGTATGATGAAGGAACTATTATGGTGAAAATTGGTCGTGAAGTTCCTGTAGCAAGTATGGATAACAGTGGGAAAATAATTTGGGCTAAGCACAATGAAATTCAAACTGTGAATATTAAGAGTGTAGGAGCAGATTTTGAG GTTACTGATGGAGAAAGGTTGCCCTTGGCTGTAAAGGAATTAGGGACATGTGATCTATATCCTCAA AGCTTAAAGCATAACCCAAATGGTAGGTTTGTTGTTGTCTGTGGAGATGGTGAGTACATCATATATACAGCATTAGCATGGAGAAATAGGTCATTTGGTTCAGCATTGGAATTCGTTTGGTCATCTGATGGAGAGTATGCTGTCAGAGAAAGCTCATCAAAGAtaaaaattttcagcaaaaatTTCCAG GAAAAGAAGAGTGTCCGGCCAACCTTCTCTGCTGAGCGTATTTTTGGGGGCACTTTACTGGCAATGTGCTCCAatgattttatttgtttttatagtTGGGCTGAATGCAGATTGATTCGTCGGATTGATGTTACCGTTAAA AATCTTTACTGGGCTGATAGTGGTGACTTGGTGGCAATTGCCAGTGATACATCGTTCTATATCCTAAAGTACAAT CGGGATGTAGTTCAATCATACTTAGATAGTGGAACACCAGTTGATGAACAAGGAGTTGAGGATGCATTTGAGCTTCTTCATGAAACCAATGAACGTGTTAGGACTGGGATATGGGTTGGGGACTGTTTCATTTACAACAACTCTTCATGGAGACTTAATTACTGTGTTGGTGGAGAG GTCACCACAATGTTTCATTTGGACCGTCCTATGTACTTGTTGGGATATCTTGCTAGTCAAAGTCGGGTGTATCTGATAGACAAAGAGTTTAA TGTAATGGGATACACGTTACTTCTCAGCCTTATTGAGTACAAGACACTTGTGATGCGTGGAGACTTGGAAAGGGCCAATGAGATTTTGCCTTCAATTCCTAAAGAGCACCTTAATAG TGTGGCTCGTTTCCTAGAATCACGAGGTATGATAGATGATGCTCTAGAAGTTGCTACAGACCCTGATTACAGATTTGAGCTTGCCATTCAGCTTGGTAAATTAGAGATTGCcagg gaaatagCCACGGAAGTTCAGAGTGAGTCCAAATGGAAGCAATTAGGAGAATTGGCTATGTCCACTGGAAAG CTAGAAATGGCTGAACAATGCATGAAGCATGCAATGGACCTGAGTGGTTTATTGCTGCTTTATTCCTCATTAGGAGATGCTGAAGGAATATCAAGACTTGCATCTCTTTCCAAAGAGCAAGGGAAAAACAATGTTGCTTTTCTTTGTTTATTCATGTTGGGTAAATTAGAGGATTGCCTTCAGCTTTTGGTGGAAAG TAATCGGATACCTGAGGCTGCTCTGATGGCGCGATCTTATCTTCCAAGCAAGGTTTCAGAGATAGTAGCAATCTGGAGAAGAGACCTCAACAAG GTTAATCCAAAAGCTGCTGAATCTTTGGCTGATCCTAGAGAGTATCCAAACTTGTTTGAGGATTGGGAACTTGCTCTTTCTGTTGAATCTAAAGTGGCAGAAACAAG GGGTGTTTACCCCCTTGCAGTGGATTATTTGAACCATGCTGATAGATCGAAGATGACACTTGTGGAGGCTTTCAGAAACATGCAAATTGATGATGAGGAGCCTCTTATGAATGATGAGGAGCCTCTTGTGAATGGTGTACTTGATTATGAG GCTGGAGAACCACATGGGCATGGTCTGAATTCAGAGGAGCAGAATGGAGAAGATGGTAGCCAAGAGGAGCCTGTTGTTGTAGATGCTGATTCTAACGATGGTGCAGTACTCGTTAATGGTAACGAGCCAGAAGAAGAGTGGG TGCTTACACCAGATCACTAG